The genomic segment TTCTTTTCTCTACCATTGGTCTTATAGTCTCGTGCCTACTTCATTGGTCTCATTTCTCCTTAATTTGTTCCTCCTCCTTTTTTGCATTCAAGATTTTGCAAGATGACGCTATAAAACAGAAGGATTCATTGCTTTCGGAAGTTACTAATCTTCGGAATGAGCTCCAACAAGTAAGGGATGATCGTGATCGCCAAGTTGAACAGTCACGGAAGCTAACTGAGGAGATCGGGAAGTACCAGGAGCATGTTGGGAAATCATCGCAAGAGCTAGGCAGCTTGATAGCAAAATCAGGATCGTTAGAGGTTGGTACTTTTTTTGAAGTATTGGATGTCAGTTCAATGTTGCATTTTCTGAATTCCTGCCTCATATTTGGTTAGCTGACATCGCAAGTTTTACACTGCAGGAAACATGTTCGTTGCAAAAGAAGCGAATATGTATGTTAGAGCAGCAATTAGCAATCGCCGATGAAAAGCAAAAGGTACTGGGATGATCAAGTTTATTTTGGAAGTTAAAGAAGTGCATTACCAATTTACCATCAGATGCTATTGATTTCAAATAGCTTCTTTGATAGATATTTGTAACTGTGAATACAGATTGCAGATGCATCAGTATCTCTTACTAGGACAGAGTTTGAGGAGCAGAAGCATCGACTCTGTGAATTACAAGACCGCCTTGCGGACATGGAGCATCAGCTCTGTGAGGGAGAGTTATTGCGGAAAAAGCTTCATAACACTATTCttgtaagaaaatattgttttttggtAGGATTATATATGTGGCTGTCTTGATATGAGCTAAGAGAAGTTCTAAATTCAggaactaaaaggaaatatacGGGTCTTCTGCCGAGTGCGTCCCTTGTTACCAGATGATGGAGGACGACATGAAGCAACTGTGATAGCCTATCCTACTTCAACAGAAGCTCAAGGAAGAAGTGTTGATCTGGTCCAGAGTGGTATGACTATTGCCTGACTTGAACTAGTTTTAGCTATGGATGACTAATCCCGCATAAAATCCCTTTTTTCTGACTCGTGTTCACACATGTCATCAGGAAACAAACATCCTTTCACATTTGACAAAGTTTTTAATCACGACGCATCCCAGGAGGAAGTATNNNNNNNNNNNNNNNNNNNNNNNNNNNNNNNNNNNNNNNNNNNCTAATCTTCGGAATGAGCTCCAACAAGTAAGGGATGATCGTGATCGCCAAGTTGAACAGTCACGGAAGCTAACTGAGGAGATCGGGAAGTACCAGGAGCATGTTGGGAAATCATCGCAAGAGCTAGGCAGCTTGATAGCAAAATCAGGATCGTTAGAGGTTGGTACTTTTTTTGAAGTATTGGATGTCAGTTCAATGTTGCATTTTCTGAATTCCTGCCTCATATTTGGTTAGCTGACATCGCAAGTTTTACACTGCAGGAAACATGTTCGTTGCAAAAGAAGCGAATATGTATGTTAGAGCAGCAATTAGCAATCGCCGATGAAAAGCAAAAGGTACTGGGATGATCAAGTTTATTTTGGAAGTTAAAGAAGTGCATTACCAATTTACCATCAGATGCTATTGATTTCAAATAGCTTCTTTGATAGATATTTGTAACTGTGAATACAGATTGCAGATGCATCAGTATCTCTTACTAGGACAGAGTTTGAGGAGCAGAAGCATCGACTCTGTGAATTACAAGACCGCCTTGCGGACATGGAGCATCAGCTCTGTGAGGGAGAGTTATTGCGGAAAAAGCTTCATAACACTATTCttgtaagaaaatattgttttttggtAGGATTATATATGTGGCTGTCTTGATATGAGCTAAGAGAAGTTCTAAATTCAggaactaaaaggaaatatacGGGTCTTCTGCCGAGTGCGTCCCTTGTTACCAGATGATGGAGGACGACATGAAGCAACTGTGATAGCCTATCCTACTTCAACAGAAGCTCAAGGAAGAAGTGTTGATCTGGTCCAGAGTGGTATGACTATTGCCTGACTTGAACTAGTTTTAGCTATGGATGACTAATCCCGCATAAAATCCCTTTTTTCTGACTCGTGTTCACACATGTCATCAGGAAACAAACATCCTTTCACATTTGACAAAGTTTTTAATCACGACGCATCCCAGGAGGAAGTATTCTTTGAAATATCTCAACTTGTACAGAGTGCATTGGATGGCTATAAGGTATGTACTCTTCATTAGTTTATGCATTACGGATATTCCTGCTATGAAAATAATTTTCCTAAAGGAACTCGCTTGAAGTAATGTTGGAATATGTTGTATGTGTATCGCAGAGTGCCTTTGTAGATGTAACTCGTTTTTTCAGTGTCAAGTTTAAAGACAGATTCTATTACTGATGCATCTATCTTAAATACTTTGTGGATACAGGTTTGTATCTTTGCCTATGGTCAGACAGGTTCTGGAAAGACCTACACCATGATGGGCAGGCCTGAGAGGCCAGAACAGAAAGGACTGATCCCTCGATCACTTGAACAGATATTCCAAGCCAGTCAAGCACTCGGTGCACAAGGCTGGAAGTTCAAAATGCAGGTTTACATTTCATCCCATATTGCTGATTGATTTTCTTTGCATCACCTTTTCCCTAACTTAATTTTGGATTACaaacttttctttaaaatataggTATCGATGTTGGAGATATATAATGAGACCATCAGAGATTTGCTCTCTTCCAATCGAACAACTTCTATGGAGTTGGTGCGAGCAGACAGTGGCACCTCAGGAAAGCAATATACAATCACCCATGATGTAAATGGACACACCCATGTCAGCGACTTGACCATATTTGATGTATCCAGCATTGGCAAGATATCCTCACTCTTACAGCAGGCTGCTCAGAGCAGGTATTGCCTTTGAACTTTATAATGATTTCTACCCTGTTTTGCTAGCCATGGATTATGAGAATATAGTGACATTCTTATTCTTGTATGCATACATGGTAATTGAAACTGGATTTGAATgcataacataacaaaaaaaataactctctCTCAATTAACCCAACATGTAAAATCTCTTTTTGCAGGTCAGTAGGTAAGACTCAAATGAATGAGCAATCATCTAGAAGTCACTTTGTGTTTACTATGCGGATTTCAGGTGTTAATGAGGTAATAATGTCTTTGCCATCTGGAGTTGGTTCTTGCATTATAGACTTTCGTTCCTACTTTGAAATCCTTTATTTATCAACACATCTCTCCTTTTTCAGAGCACTGAACAGCAGGTACAAGGTGTTCTCAACCTTATCGATCTTGCTGGAAGCGAGAGGCTGTCAAAGAGTGGGGCAACTGGAGATCGATTAAAGGAGACGCAGGTTTGTTGCTACTTCAAACATAAGACTTTCCAAGGTTATTAGCTTCAACATATCCTTACTGATCTTTGTTCTGCACTACCACAGGCTATAAACAAAAGTTTATCAGCTTTGAGTGATGTTATCTTCGCACTGGCTAAGAAAGAAGATCATGTACCTTTCAGAAACTCGAAGCTTACTTATCTGCTACAGGTTTGTTCTCgttgtttattattttgtgtctgCAGGAATGTTTACAATGCTGTTGTAGATTAAGTAACAATGGTATATCTTTGAACAGCCTTGCTTAGGTGGAGATTCAAAGACCTTGATGTTCGTAAACATTTCCCCTGACCCGTCTTCTGCTGGAGAGTCTCTTTGTTCTCTTCGGTTTGCTGCAAGGGTGAACGCATGTGAAATTGGTATACCTAGGAGACAAACTTCACAGAAGCTCCTTGACTCTCGCTTAAGCTATGGCTAAAAATGTTCAGAAAATTCTGCCAAATAGTAATTCACAGCTCTTCTCTTGTGGGTTTTTGACACATCTATCTCTTGTAACCTCTCAAACGCATTACTAACATTTAGTTCGGGATCTTTATGATTGTGGAGCAGCTTGCTGTCTTAGCAACGTGGCTTTCTCCATGTTGTATGAGAAACATGATCATCTGCTATTGATTGTTTAATGTAATGCTTTCAGAAATCTGAGTTACTCTTGttcattttcttacaaaacatTAGACTTATCACATAACATTAGCAGCTACTTAACTGCGACACATAAACTGTTGTTTCCAGTGAAGGTCTTAGCTATAGTTACATCCCCAAAGTTATTAACTTTtacaaaaaacatttaaacattacAATGCCATTTTGCTCCAAATTTACCTCTTACATATAAGTGTCAATTCAGAGCCTCTGTagtgaaaacaagaaaaagaagacgaaaAAAGAAACTGGTGATCTTGTTTAGATATCTGTTGTTTGTTGATGATCCACATGTCTTAACATGGCAGCTTGAAACCCATGTCCTTGCCTGCCACATAATCAGTCCAAACATCAAGAGCTCCAAAACTTGTCATAAGGACTGTGCTCAGAGACATCACTGTCCCAACCGAGAACACTATAATGGAAGCTCTTCCAAACTGAGCTACAGCTTTCTGAACCAAAACAAGTCCCAGAAGTGAAGCAAAGAAGCAAATCAAGGAAAACACGTAAGCTGTGTCTGTGTTTTGCATTCCTAACAATAAGTATTGAACTGCAGACATTGTTGCTGAGAAGAACACCATGAAAGAAGTAGTTGCTGCTGTTATCTGAATCATTCATCAAATACTCGATTAAAACACTTAAGAAGAATCAGAAAGATGGTGagacaatatgttttttttcaatttatgtaCCTGTGGTGGTATCccagcttgaagaagaagagggctTATAAGCATTCCACCTCCAATACCGAATATACCTCCCAATAAACCAGCTAAAAATGACATTACCGGGAACATTAACCGCGTGGACTGGTCCAGTCTTGtatcttcttgatttttctgCTCATGTAAGATGTTAATATTTAGTACCTGATATGTTGTTGTTTGAATTCAATGTTGTTTGTAGCTTAGTGTTGTATTTACCTGATTACTTGGGGAACATTCTGGGCGACTTTCTGTTCTCGAGAGAGCCAGCTTTGTGAAAATCAAAGCAAGAGGTATCTGAAGTGAAAGCAGAATCCAATACTCCACACCACAAGGCTTTATCGTTATGATTCCCTGCACACAAAACATATACAGAATCAGTCTATTCTTTTCGCTATAgcaaaaccaatatataaagCCTATTAGATATCATTACCTTGCCATCTTTATTCCCACGGAGAAGATAAATAACAAAGAAAGACGCCCAAACAATAACCAAGACACCAAGTTTTGTCCATGgaagctttgatttgtttttattaacctGAGCTTCAAGTAAAGGTGCTTTAAGGTTCTTTGTATCCTCCTCTATTTCACCTCGTCCTTTCTCGGGCCTCTCATGTCCTTTTCCTCTCGCAATCTCAGACTCAATTTTCCAGAACTTGACTCCATTTCTACAAGTCTTCAAGCTAGACCAAGCCAGAAACACCGCGAAAAGAACAGTGATGAGCCACTCAGGCAGAACTCTGTTGCAGATAACACCAATACTCACTCCTAGAAGCATACAAGGCTCAAGAAGTAAAGCTAAGTCATAATCAAGCAAGGCTTTTCCACCAAAGAGATTGCTGATTACGTTAGCAATGGAACCACCGGTTACCATAAAAGCAGAGAAGCTTGAAGCTGTTTTCAAGTCTAGCCCTGCAACTATAGTCATGATTGGAATGAATAAACCTCCACCGCCGATTCCACCCGCGCTAGAGATTAAGGaagcaaagaaacataacacTCCAGCCACAATGATCGCTGAAGATAGCTTGAGTTCTGCAGCACTTGATTCTTTTAAAGATGTTCTCCATTGTTGGACCTTGTATAGCAgcttttgatgatatattgttgGTGGACTCTCTTGATTGATCTCTTCTTGTTGATTCGCATTGATTGCCAAaacacagagaagaagaagaaaaaggacaaaaagGGCCGTCTTCATTGTTTTGGTCTGAAAGCGtggaactttttctttttgtttgcttgtgATCTAATTAAACTTTGTTGAGTTCTTTATATTGAAGGTTTCAAAGAGTGGTATGCACATTACATTTGCAAGTTGCTTTCGGATGAGTAGGCTGCAAGTAATCTCATTGACCTACGTACTAGACAATGATATTTTAAGATAGATTCATTGATTTACCTGCGATTTGTGGCACAATACAGACGAAGAACAGTTCTAAGAAGGTGAAGAAACAGTTATTGTCTGACACTGTGGAATGTGTCGTCTTAGATAAGGAGAAAAAAACAGTTATTAAATGGTTTTGGATTTGACATTGTGAATGATTGTGTAATGTGTTTGATCCTTGACAAGTTTCTCTTTGCAATTGTTTATGTATTAAAAGACAGCTTTCAATCTGTTTTAAAGAAGGGGACAAATAAGGGAGCGTCTCCTCTGAACTTCATGGAACATGAAAGATCCAGGTTAATTagtcaaatattaatttagaataaaataaaataaaagatatctGTTCCATAGCTAAATTTTAGAGCAAACTAAGTCAATGACAAGAGAATCTTTCTAGAGGCGAACATGAGTTTAAAGAAATGACATTATGAGCAAAAGATTGAGATTACAACTAAGTGACATAATGGACGAAAACAAGAAGAGGGTGGTTGCGGTGTTCAAAACCAATAGATGAAGAAGACTATGAAGATcagtatgttttgttttggagcAGGGGTGACGTaaataatatacattaattaatcaaatatatactCGTTCTTCGATCTTAACTTCTCTTTTCGCTTATGCTCAGCAAAACGTCACTGTTCACACCATTTGCTACTACGGAGGAGGCAACTTCACATCCAACACTTCATATTCCCGTAATCTCAATCGTCTGATCTCCTCTCTACCTGATCTAACTCTAAACATCAATGGCTTCTACAACATCTCCGCCAATAAAGAAGTCAACGCCATAGCTTTATGGCTTTATGCAGAGGAGATGACCAAATTTGGATTGCATCAGTTGCATCACAACCGCAGCAAAACAGCTTCTAAGCAACTGTCCAATCATCATTGAAGCCTATATATGGCTCGAAAATTGCATGTTTCGTTACACGAGTCGAACCAGTTTAGGTCAAATGGAGCCAAGTCCTTTTGATCACACATCAAGTAGCGTGACGGACAAGGAAGGTTTCAGCAAGGATTTGGGTGAGCTATTGGATTCATTAGAAGCTAAAATCGAGGCTGAGTATGAGACCCAAGAGATTAATTTTGCAGCAGGAGTGAAAGGGTCGATCTACGCTTTGGCTCAGTGTACACCAGATTTGTCTGAATCAGATTGTAGAATCTGTCTTGCTCAGATCTTTGCTGGAGTTCCCACTTGCTGTGATGGCAAGACAGGTGGATAGTGGATGAATCCAAGTTGATATTTCAGGTTTGAAGACTATCCGTTTTTCGATCTCTCGGTTATTTCAGAACAGAATCAACCTCTATCTCCACATAACAATAACACCATAAGAAGTGATCAAGGTATTACAAGTTATGCCAATGTCACAAATGGATGAGAAATTCagattttacctttttatcCTCTGTTGTTGCTTGCAGTAAACGGTAAAAAAGGGTCTAAAGCTCTCTTCTTTGCGGTGGTTACCATTGTGACAATTGTCTTAGTTCTTATCTTTCTCTCAATCTACTtaatgaggaggaagaggaacaagaagagTACCCAAAAGGAAAAAGCTGAAAGTAAGTTTTGAAGCTGATTTAGTGATTATTAATGATTCAATGATGCTAAAACCCTGTTCTCGTCTCCTTCCTTAACAAGCATGCAAATTTCAAGCTGCAGATGAATTTGAGAGTGCAGACGCATAACATTTTGATTTCGAGACCATAAGAGTAGCAACAGATGACTTCTCCTTAGCGAATAAGATCGGTGAAGGTGGTTTCGGGGTTGTCTACAAGGTAACCTCATCTAATAATATACTCCAAATTAACTTTACTAATTCAATCAAGGGTCGTCTTCGAGATGGGAAAGGGATAGCCGTGAAAAGGTTATCGATACATTCAGGACAAGGCAATGCAGAGTTTAAAACAGAAGTACTCTTAATGACTAAGCTGCAACACAAGAACCTTGTTAAACTCTTTGGTTTCTCCATCAAAAAATCTGAAAGACTACTTGTCTATGAGTTTATCCCAAATACAAGTCTTGATCGGTTCTTGTTCGGTAAATATATAGTCTCTCATTACATCTTTTCTCCTTTCGAAAACTAGCGTTTCTCTGTTTCAGTTTTCTTTCCCCTATGCTAGTGAATGTAGATCCTATCAAGCAGAAGCAACTAGACTGGGAGAAACGGTACAGTATCATCATAGGAATCTCCCGAGGATTTCTTTACCTACACGAGTTTCCAATCATCTACCGTGATCTCAAATCCTCCAATGTGCTTTTTGATGAACAAATGCAACCAAAGATATCAGATTTTGGAATGGCAAGACAATTCGATTTCGATATAACTCAAGCAATAACAAGAAGAGTTGCTGGAACTTAGTAAGTCTTagctaacaacaacaaaagaaacggAACCACAAAGAATcaaatctcaatctctctcatCTTTAGTGGATATATGGCTCCAGAGTATGCTATGCATGGAAGATTCTCAGTGAAAACAGATGTGTACAGCTTTGGAGTTCTTGCTCTTGAGATCATTACTGGTAAAAGGAACAGTGTATTAGGGCTTGATGAAGGCAGTCACATAATGTTTCTGATCCAATTCaatatcaaaaccctaaattgacatttgtttatatagaaatattctgtcaaagttttgaacttttttcaGTTGGGGAAAATTAAAGTTTGGGGCTTTTAAATACACGAACCTTGTCCcttagattcttcttcttcttcttcgtttctgtGACTATGGCAGCTACTCTTCGGAGATTATACCCTAATTCTATACGCAATTCTCTTCAAGGAATCTACTTGAACAAACCCTTTATCCGAAATCAGCTTCTTCGTCTTTCGAGTTCTCAAAGTTCATATTTTTCCTCAGATCATCAGTTGGGTTCTGCGTCTGCTGAGGTTTCTTCAAATGCAGGTGAGTTTAGTTTCGGATTTCTAGCTTTATATTCGAGTGCCACTCAGTTCGATAAAATTATTGGGGACACCAACTGTTTGTGGAAATGCGTCTGAGAACATGCGTTTTTTTATCTGTATCAGTGAAAGTCTTCTCTGTTTGCTCTATGGTCTATAGAAATAACCCAGCAGAAGCCGTATATTGCACTTGATATAGCTCTGCttcatatgttaaaaattttaagatttacaGAACCATGATGAGACAAAGCTAGCTAATACTTATAGTTGGTGATGAAGTTGAGCTTTTACTGAGATTGAATGTGTATAAAACTTAACTGATGCTTCTTACTCTTTAAGATGCTATAATGTTGGATATTTTCGGATCCTTGTATCTAGATGTTGAAACTGATATGTGAGTCTTGTGAGTGATTATTATCAAGGAACAGCGACCAGTGGTGGTATCATAAGTGAAGGGTTCCTAAGATGGAGAAATGGAGGAGGGACATGTCA from the Camelina sativa cultivar DH55 chromosome 12, Cs, whole genome shotgun sequence genome contains:
- the LOC104731419 gene encoding kinesin-like protein KIN-14C isoform X1, yielding MASRNQNRPPRSPNSKKEGFGNIPFDKRRKVETQGTGRRQAFSAVNKQDITTTSDVGSIEECGKVDFTKDEVLALLSERAKAGKFDTKAKIEQMTDIIKRLKVCVRWFQQVDETHVQEKDNLKVSLESAEQKYNHKELEAKTKEEELQAIISNLEENVVSLHDKLAKEEFSKQDAIECHRREKESRVAAEKVQASLGEELDKVKEEKLTANQKVASLEDMYKRLQEYNTSLQQYNSKLQTDLETVRAALTRAEKEKSSIVENLSTLRGHSKSLQDQLASSRILQDDAIKQKDSLLSEVTNLRNELQQVRDDRDRQVEQSRKLTEEIGKYQEHVGKSSQELGSLIAKSGSLEETCSLQKKRICMLEQQLAIADEKQKIADASVSLTRTEFEEQKHRLCELQDRLADMEHQLCEGELLRKKLHNTILELKGNIRVFCRVRPLLPDDGGRHEATVIAYPTSTEAQGRSVDLVQSGNKHPFTFDKVFNHDASQEEVFFEISQLVQSALDGYKVCIFAYGQTGSGKTYTMMGRPERPEQKGLIPRSLEQIFQASQALGAQGWKFKMQVSMLEIYNETIRDLLSSNRTTSMELVRADSGTSGKQYTITHDVNGHTHVSDLTIFDVSSIGKISSLLQQAAQSRSVGKTQMNEQSSRSHFVFTMRISGVNESTEQQVQGVLNLIDLAGSERLSKSGATGDRLKETQAINKSLSALSDVIFALAKKEDHVPFRNSKLTYLLQPCLGGDSKTLMFVNISPDPSSAGESLCSLRFAARVNACEIGIPRRQTSQKLLDSRLSYG
- the LOC104731420 gene encoding uncharacterized protein LOC104731420 → MKTALFVLFLLLLCVLAINANQQEEINQESPPTIYHQKLLYKVQQWRTSLKESSAAELKLSSAIIVAGVLCFFASLISSAGGIGGGGLFIPIMTIVAGLDLKTASSFSAFMVTGGSIANVISNLFGGKALLDYDLALLLEPCMLLGVSIGVICNRVLPEWLITVLFAVFLAWSSLKTCRNGVKFWKIESEIARGKGHERPEKGRGEIEEDTKNLKAPLLEAQVNKNKSKLPWTKLGVLVIVWASFFVIYLLRGNKDGKGIITIKPCGVEYWILLSLQIPLALIFTKLALSRTESRPECSPSNQKNQEDTRLDQSTRLMFPVMSFLAGLLGGIFGIGGGMLISPLLLQAGIPPQITAATTSFMVFFSATMSAVQYLLLGMQNTDTAYVFSLICFFASLLGLVLVQKAVAQFGRASIIVFSVGTVMSLSTVLMTSFGALDVWTDYVAGKDMGFKLPC
- the LOC104731419 gene encoding kinesin-like protein KIN-14C isoform X2; its protein translation is MASRNQNRPPRSPNSKKEGFGNIPFDKRRKVETQGTGRRQAFSAVNKQDITTTSDVGSIEECGKVDFTKDEVLALLSERAKAGKFDTKAKIEQMTDIIKRLKVCVRWFQQVDETHVQEKDNLKVSLESAEQKYNHKELEAKTKEEELQAIISNLEENVVSLHDKLAKEEFSKQDAIECHRREKESRVAAEKVQASLGEELDKVKEEKLTANQKVASLEDMYKRLQEYNTSLQQYNSKLQTDLETVRAALTRAEKEKSSIVENLSTLRGHSKSLQDQLASSRILQDDAIKQKDSLLSEVTNLRNELQQVRDDRDRQVEQSRKLTEEIGKYQEHVGKSSQELGSLIAKSGSLEETCSLQKKRICMLEQQLAIADEKQKIADASVSLTRTEFEEQKHRLCELQDRLADMEHQLCEGELLRKKLHNTILELKGNIRVFCRVRPLLPDDGGRHEATVIAYPTSTEAQGRSVDLVQSGNKHPFTFDKVFNHDASQEEVFFEISQLVQSALDGYKVCIFAYGQTGSGKTYTMMGRPERPEQKGLIPRSLEQIFQASQALGAQGWKFKMQVSMLEIYNETIRDLLSSNRTTSMELVRADSGTSGKQYTITHDVNGHTHVSDLTIFDVSSIGKISSLLQQAAQSRSVGKTQMNEQSSRSHFVFTMRISGVNESTEQQVQGVLNLIDLAGSERLSKSGATGDRLKETQAINKSLSALSDVIFALAKKEDHVPFRNSKLTYLLQPCLGGDSKTLMFVNISPDPSSAGESLCSLRFAARVNACEIGIPRRQTSQKLLDSRLSYG